A genomic window from Schistocerca piceifrons isolate TAMUIC-IGC-003096 chromosome 10, iqSchPice1.1, whole genome shotgun sequence includes:
- the LOC124719050 gene encoding uncharacterized protein LOC124719050, with protein MSDRRVALAMALLHLLLASAPPSADASLVEKDSTIPLKKQAQVATIRCAHPDRLKQSSARCHPLKPAPAWSSPPALNGEKPPLGRRNGLPSGVGTHRASKRAQPSPLPRPVDTVPTLTPSPPSSASWAASPETLTSPMSASMFFASSAVAPQMGEYVGTPEDSEVISCWGEQPPDLVTAASCMESFMDLKQYCNTSAFTEQPEGELNTPIIDLTKEPNFDIPSRTVPGNDSVDYSWRLNDTMGLNDNYSIEGWKETEESDAPAEEMDIMISDNNNNNNNDDDNNNINVGRDYTASEYNQLDPARYSHDVTFGNAAMPLFTKSELAGTETYTTTTTAMTGDEVFLVVDREEVVPPVAEEVIVKNEGWPQQTGHIIESEPSPVPDDPAGPRHSAPARRRRGLKVELPVPSVSAVALQVTPGTASGDLFQSVPQDFDLMKFLLEDGMPEEVPDPLAALCRDGWVPNSSSARVAPAGKKTAPSDVKDDLPDVKDDLPLSADKRRDDRTVETDRQHDTGNLRDTDRQREKLQLVIRKTDSPDGHESPSYAVVQRPQRAASRRVLEAIKEELQDDYEEEEYLPDDSEYGDELERESGDGRRTTGRKRRAPRGTRREKTRHEPPRQRRRTVSTSSADDVPICRRYRELRDKNNEASRRSRENRKMREAEMQEQRERLERENARLKVRAEELERLVDALRKALVAAVSTSASRRSTAEAETRTED; from the exons GTTGAGAAAGACTCAACTATCCCTTTAAAAAAGCAAGCGCAAGTCGCCACCATTCGTTGTGCACATCCTGACAGACTAAAG CAATCGTCTGCAAGATGTCACCCGCTCAAGCCAGCACCTGCGTGGTCCTCGCCGCCTGCCCTCAACGGAGAGAAGCCACCCCTCGGCAGGAGGAATGGGCTTCCCAGTGGGGTAGGAACCCACCGTGCCTCGAAGCGGGCTCAGCCGTCACCTTTGCCGCGACCCGTGGACACCGTACCCACTCTCACGCCCTCGCCACCCTCGTCGGCGAGCTGGGCGGCTTCGCCGGAGACTC TGACATCGCCGATGTCAGCGTCCATGTTCTTCGCAAGCTCCGCAGTCGCTCCTCAAATGGGAGAGTACGTGGGTACTCCAGAGGATTCGGAAGTGATCTCTTGCTGGGGCGAGCAGCCTCCAGACCTCGTGACGGCAGCCAGTTGCATGGAAAGCTTCATGGACCTGAAGCAGTACTGCAACACATCAGCCTTCACAGAACAACCAGAGGGTGAACTCAACACCCCAATCATAG ACCTTACCAAGGAACCAAACTTCGACATACCGTCTAGGACGGTCCCTGGAAATGACTCTGTCGACTACTCGTGGAGACTAAATGATACTATGGGATTAAATGATAACTACAGCATTGAGGGGTGGAAGGAGACAGAGGAGTCAGATGCCCCTGCAGAAGAAATGGATATAATGATTAgtgacaacaacaataataataataatgatgatgacaacaataaCATTAATGTGGGAAGAGACTACACAGCCAGTGAATATAACCAACTCGATCCTGCCCGTTACTCTCACGATGTGACATTCGGCAATGCTGCTATGCCATTATTCACGAAGTCGGAACTCGCAGGCACAGAGACGTACACTACTACCACTACTGCGATGACAGGTGACGAAGTGTTTCTCGTGGTCGACCGCGAAGAAGTGGTTCCGCCAGTTGCCGAAGAAGTGATAGTGAAGAACGAAGGGTGGCCGCAGCAGACGGGCCACATCATCGAGTCCGAGCCGAGTCCCGTACCGGACGACCCTGCCGGACCGAGACACTCCGCACCGGCTCGCCGGCGGCGCGGACTCAAAGTCGAGTTGCCGGTGCCGAGTGTCTCTGCGGTTGCTCTGCAGGTCACTCCGGGCACTGCTTCGGGAGACCTGTTCCAGTCGGTGCCGCAGGACTTCGATCTCATGAAGTTCCTCCTGGAG GACGGAATGCCCGAGGAAGTGCCGGATCCGTTGGCAGCCCTGTGCAGGGACGGGTGGGTGCCCAACTCGAGCTCAGCTCGTGTTGCGCCCGCCGGCAAGAAAACTGCCCCTTCAGACGTAAAGGACGACTTACCCGACGTAAAGGACGACTTACCCCTCAGTGCCGACAAACGACGGGATGACAGGACAGTGGAGACCGACCGGCAGCACGACACGGGCAATTTGCGGGACACGGACCGGCAGCGGGAGAAGCTGCAGCTGGTCATCCGTAAGACCGACAGCCCGGACGGCCACGAAAGTCCATCGTACGCCGTTGTCCAGAGGCCACAGAGGGCGGCTTCGAGGCGAGTCCTCGAGGCTatcaaagaagagctgcaagacGACTACGAAGAAGAAGAATACTTGCCGGACGACAGCGAGTATGGAGACGAGCTCGAACGGGAGTCGGGCGATGGTCGGCGGACGACCGGGAGGAAGCGGCGGGCGCCCCGCGGGACTCGCCGGGAGAAGACGCGGCACGAGCCTCCCAGGCAGAGGAGGCGGACGGTCTCGACTTCGTCGGCTGACGACGTCCCGATCTGTCGCCGGTACCGGGAACTGAGAGACAAGAACAACGAAGCGTCACGGAGGTCTCGCGAAAACCGCAAGATGCGTGAAGCCGAGATGCAGGAGCAACGTGAGAGGTTGGAGAGGGAGAATGCCCGGCTGAAGGTCCGTGCGGAGGAGCTGGAGAGGCTGGTGGACGCCCTGCGTAAGGCGCTTGTCGCGGCAGTGTCGACGTCTGCCAGCAGGCGGAGCACCGCGGAGGCGGAGACGCGGACCGAGGACTGA